Proteins from one Phytoactinopolyspora mesophila genomic window:
- a CDS encoding cation diffusion facilitator family transporter — protein sequence MSNDRRGGLGREDANEHGHGHGHGHGHGHEHGGGGQSWGRRLVHAIKPHSHDMTDAISTAEDASGAGIRAAWIGLAGMMATAALQLGIVAISGSIGLLADAVHSLGHAVTTIPLLIAFRIGRRRPTKRYPYGYRRAEDLAGVLIALVIALSAVLIIVESVDALLDPRELTNLGWVFAAATVGVIGNEIVAVYRIRIGRRIGSAALVAEGYHARSDGLTSMVVVVGVIGVWAGFPQADAAAGFLVAVAILWILISSCKTIFRRLMDGVDDGTVDEIEAVAADVPGVLDVERVRARWTGHRLEADIIVAVDRQLSVEAGHAVARAVHNALTSGVGHLEHVVIHVHPASVPVIMNT from the coding sequence ATGAGCAACGATCGACGAGGCGGCCTTGGTCGCGAGGACGCCAATGAGCACGGCCACGGCCACGGCCACGGGCATGGGCATGGCCACGAGCACGGCGGAGGGGGCCAATCGTGGGGCCGCCGTCTGGTGCACGCGATCAAACCGCACTCGCACGACATGACCGACGCGATCAGCACAGCGGAAGACGCCAGCGGCGCCGGTATCCGCGCTGCGTGGATCGGCCTGGCGGGCATGATGGCGACCGCGGCGCTGCAACTGGGAATCGTGGCGATCAGCGGTTCCATCGGGCTGCTTGCCGACGCCGTGCACAGCCTGGGACACGCGGTCACGACCATTCCACTACTGATCGCGTTCCGCATCGGGCGCCGCCGCCCGACCAAGCGTTACCCGTACGGATACCGGCGTGCCGAAGACCTTGCGGGAGTGCTGATCGCGTTGGTCATCGCGCTTTCGGCGGTCTTGATCATTGTCGAATCGGTGGACGCCCTGCTCGACCCGCGCGAGCTGACCAATCTCGGCTGGGTGTTCGCGGCAGCAACCGTCGGCGTGATCGGCAACGAGATCGTCGCGGTCTACCGGATCCGGATCGGGCGCCGGATCGGCTCGGCCGCTCTGGTCGCCGAGGGGTATCACGCCCGTTCCGACGGATTGACCTCGATGGTGGTGGTCGTCGGCGTCATCGGTGTGTGGGCGGGCTTCCCGCAGGCGGATGCGGCGGCCGGTTTCCTGGTGGCGGTGGCGATCCTGTGGATTTTGATCAGTTCGTGCAAGACGATCTTCCGTCGCCTGATGGATGGTGTCGACGACGGCACCGTGGACGAGATCGAGGCCGTCGCGGCGGATGTTCCGGGTGTGCTGGACGTCGAGCGGGTCCGGGCGCGCTGGACGGGGCATCGGCTCGAAGCGGACATCATCGTCGCAGTGGACCGGCAGTTGAGTGTTGAGGCGGGCCACGCCGTCGCTCGTGCCGTGCACAACGCTTTGACCAGCGGCGTCGGCCATCTTGAACACGTGGTGATCCACGTCCACCCGGCGTCCGTTCCCGTGATCATGAACACTTAA
- a CDS encoding ABC transporter ATP-binding protein: MTTAPSDPVLHARGVSVGYGRPPRRGRVVLSGVDAGLSAGELTCLVGPNGSGKSTLLRSLVRSQPLMSGEVLVGGRSIHQMSAAELARQVAVVLTDRVAVGALLAWHVVALGRYPHTGWSGHLDDHDRAVVDEALAAAGATSLAGRSVSEMSDGERQRIMIARALAQEPRVLLLDEPSAFLDVRARLELTNLLRSLTQEHGLAVLMSTHDVEHMLRHADNVWLVTEDGRLEIGTPAELGIDVGTADDDPLRALVDRLAR; encoded by the coding sequence ATGACGACGGCACCCTCCGATCCCGTGCTGCATGCCCGCGGCGTGAGCGTCGGGTACGGCCGCCCGCCCAGGCGAGGCCGCGTCGTTCTCTCCGGCGTCGATGCGGGCCTGTCAGCCGGTGAGCTCACCTGCCTGGTCGGACCGAACGGGTCCGGCAAGTCGACACTCCTGCGCAGCCTGGTGCGCTCGCAGCCGTTGATGAGCGGCGAGGTGCTGGTGGGCGGGCGTTCAATCCATCAGATGTCCGCGGCGGAACTCGCCCGCCAAGTCGCCGTCGTCCTGACCGACCGGGTAGCGGTGGGTGCCCTCCTGGCCTGGCACGTTGTCGCCCTGGGCCGGTATCCCCATACCGGGTGGTCCGGTCACCTGGACGACCACGACCGCGCGGTCGTGGACGAGGCGCTTGCCGCGGCCGGCGCGACATCGCTCGCGGGCCGTTCGGTGTCAGAGATGAGCGACGGCGAACGCCAGCGCATCATGATCGCTCGTGCGCTGGCCCAGGAGCCACGCGTGCTGCTGCTCGACGAGCCGAGCGCGTTTCTCGACGTCCGCGCCCGCCTGGAGCTCACCAATCTGCTGCGCTCGTTGACTCAAGAGCACGGGCTCGCGGTGCTCATGTCGACGCACGACGTCGAGCACATGCTGCGCCACGCGGACAACGTCTGGCTGGTCACCGAGGACGGCCGGCTGGAAATCGGCACCCCGGCCGAGCTGGGCATAGACGTGGGAACGGCCGACGACGATCCGCTGCGCGCACTGGTGGACCGCCTTGCCCGATGA
- a CDS encoding FecCD family ABC transporter permease produces the protein MTETVARRRPAGTGKLPGAGRPAAGTTDGQRLVGPRQVVVFGCLAAGCVGAFLATLAWGSVSIPLGEVVGILSGQDAGRDTWTSIVMDLRLPRAITAVLAGAAMALAGLAMQTLFRNALAEPYVLGVTAGASVGVGLVLLPQGATAGLSATLLAAVAPLQGLGVVGAAAAGAFSVLLVMSAIAARVQNTVIVLVAGMMFGAFLTAITNVLVYFARPEAVVAFTAWQFGSFQGVRTAQLPILGGLVVLGVLILVVSTKQLNASLLGERYAQSMGMSVRRFRLTAMASTALLAGAVTAYAGPIAFLGIAAPHLARGLFGTTDHRLLIPGSALVGAVIALIAGIFAQLPGTDTVLPLNAALALIGAPVVLRVLLRINRNGGGFSV, from the coding sequence GTGACAGAAACGGTAGCGCGACGCAGGCCGGCCGGCACGGGCAAGCTGCCCGGAGCCGGCCGGCCGGCGGCCGGGACCACTGACGGGCAGCGGCTTGTCGGCCCCCGGCAGGTCGTCGTCTTCGGGTGCCTCGCCGCCGGATGCGTCGGCGCCTTTCTCGCGACGCTGGCGTGGGGCTCGGTTTCCATTCCGCTCGGTGAAGTAGTCGGGATCTTGTCCGGGCAGGACGCCGGCCGGGACACCTGGACCTCGATCGTCATGGACCTCAGGCTGCCCCGGGCCATCACCGCGGTGCTGGCCGGAGCTGCGATGGCGCTGGCCGGGCTGGCCATGCAGACCCTGTTCCGCAACGCCCTCGCCGAACCCTATGTCCTTGGGGTCACCGCCGGCGCCAGTGTCGGCGTCGGCCTGGTGCTTCTGCCCCAGGGAGCTACCGCCGGGCTCAGCGCCACGCTCCTCGCCGCCGTCGCCCCGCTCCAAGGCCTCGGCGTGGTCGGCGCCGCGGCCGCCGGAGCGTTCAGTGTGCTTCTCGTGATGTCGGCAATCGCCGCGCGGGTGCAGAACACCGTCATCGTGCTCGTCGCCGGGATGATGTTCGGTGCGTTCCTCACCGCCATCACCAACGTGCTTGTCTACTTCGCCCGCCCCGAAGCGGTGGTCGCGTTCACCGCCTGGCAGTTCGGAAGTTTCCAGGGCGTGCGGACCGCGCAGCTGCCGATCCTCGGCGGGCTGGTGGTGCTCGGCGTGCTGATCCTGGTGGTCAGCACCAAACAGCTGAACGCGTCACTGCTCGGTGAGCGGTATGCCCAGAGCATGGGTATGTCGGTGCGCCGGTTCCGGCTGACAGCCATGGCAAGCACCGCACTGCTCGCTGGCGCGGTGACCGCATACGCCGGGCCGATCGCGTTTCTCGGGATCGCCGCTCCGCATCTGGCCAGGGGGTTGTTCGGCACCACGGACCACCGGCTACTCATCCCGGGATCTGCCCTGGTCGGTGCCGTCATCGCCTTGATAGCCGGGATCTTCGCGCAGCTTCCCGGCACCGACACCGTCCTGCCGCTCAATGCCGCGTTGGCGCTGATCGGGGCGCCTGTGGTGCTGCGCGTTCTGCTGCGCATCAACCGCAACGGAGGCGGGTTCTCGGTATGA
- a CDS encoding ABC transporter substrate-binding protein, protein MRNLQRNACASAAALCVLIVTACGGDDTAEDSAADPTTHPDGDVAAVGLGSDGCVEEFQEGVDYFPDKVEAVYAQGWNVRYEDSYKVLSTRVDAAGGHAAAGSREVENTYVLVPCGVPEPELEGDLADATVLEIPTATFVDGGSVLYAAVERLGVADALVGQAEVFFGEVEAPYLPDIAARVDSGAVAEIGYEVNYEALAESDPDFYTNYAGDDAMFGQIAELGIPVVFYFPYTESPLGAAEQIKFLSLFFNLEAEANAEFEAIEQRYLELRELVDNHVATIDDPPTMLLGVTGDGSDVTTRENQRFEPQLVREAGGVPIPDIDGGGIATISLERFIDEGASADAWLDLTFFPSHETQQDYRDAEPQLAGLRPLNEGSTYHRMGKRGVDYFLNGSLDVDLMLADAVSILHPDLLPEHELEFIGPVASSD, encoded by the coding sequence GTGCGAAACCTGCAGCGAAACGCCTGTGCAAGCGCGGCGGCGCTCTGCGTACTGATCGTGACCGCATGCGGCGGCGACGACACCGCGGAGGACTCTGCCGCAGATCCCACGACCCACCCGGACGGTGATGTCGCGGCCGTCGGCCTCGGCAGCGACGGCTGCGTCGAAGAGTTCCAGGAAGGAGTCGACTACTTCCCCGACAAGGTCGAGGCGGTCTACGCCCAGGGGTGGAATGTCCGGTACGAAGACTCCTACAAGGTACTCAGCACCCGGGTGGACGCGGCCGGAGGGCACGCCGCGGCCGGCAGCCGGGAGGTCGAGAACACCTATGTGCTGGTTCCGTGCGGCGTGCCAGAGCCTGAGCTCGAGGGCGACCTCGCCGACGCAACCGTCCTGGAGATCCCCACCGCCACCTTCGTGGACGGCGGCAGCGTCCTGTACGCGGCCGTCGAACGGCTGGGCGTCGCTGACGCGCTGGTCGGCCAGGCGGAAGTGTTCTTCGGCGAGGTAGAGGCCCCGTACCTGCCCGACATCGCCGCTCGCGTCGACAGCGGCGCCGTCGCCGAGATCGGCTACGAGGTGAACTACGAGGCTCTCGCCGAATCCGACCCGGATTTCTACACGAACTACGCCGGCGACGACGCCATGTTCGGCCAGATCGCCGAGCTCGGCATCCCCGTCGTCTTCTACTTCCCCTACACGGAGTCGCCGCTGGGTGCAGCTGAACAAATCAAGTTCCTGTCGCTGTTCTTCAACCTCGAAGCCGAGGCAAATGCCGAGTTCGAGGCCATCGAGCAGCGCTACCTAGAGCTGCGAGAGCTCGTGGACAACCATGTCGCCACGATCGACGATCCGCCGACCATGCTGCTCGGTGTCACCGGCGACGGCAGCGACGTGACCACGCGCGAAAACCAGCGGTTCGAACCGCAGCTGGTCCGCGAAGCAGGCGGCGTGCCGATCCCAGACATCGACGGCGGCGGGATCGCGACCATCTCGCTCGAGCGATTCATCGACGAGGGCGCCTCCGCCGACGCCTGGCTCGACCTCACCTTCTTCCCGTCGCACGAAACGCAGCAGGACTACCGCGACGCTGAACCACAGCTGGCCGGCCTGCGTCCGCTCAACGAGGGCAGCACCTACCACCGCATGGGCAAGCGGGGCGTCGACTACTTCCTCAACGGCTCGCTGGACGTTGACCTCATGCTCGCCGACGCCGTCAGCATCCTGCATCCCGACCTGCTCCCCGAGCATGAGCTCGAGTTCATCGGCCCCGTGGCCAGCAGCGACTGA
- a CDS encoding ABC transporter ATP-binding protein/permease — protein MRAIINKRRTGGASAEAAAAAGSYHGAAEQEVADQQRSKKSGSLGTSGAASSEDERTKRPGVMPVGARLLRLSAGARRWMALGVLVSLTITATYVAQGVLIASALVRIFDGAEWQEIVPLLLGTLLLLAVRTVLLWAGELVAVSTGVAIKARLRRRLYEQLFVLGPGYTTGVRTGTVQATVVDGVEKLETYFSKFLVQLIAAVVGSAAILAGMAVVDPMIGAVLAGAAVAISATPLIARRLQAERSAWFWDSWRQLGGEYLDALQGMTTLKVFDASGRRGRQLSERSWDFYRASIRFVSVANLRTGAMGLLSAGGVALAVGLGAVRLSTGALTAFQLLLVLLLAREAFRPLEDLQKAYHSAYPAISAARGVFRLLESEPVVTDPAENGVSAGSGAITFDDVTFAYRPSKPAVLTNVSLRIDAGETVALVGRSGAGKSTVVALLLRFFDPQTGRICLGDADLSTLPLADLRQRIALVSQSTYLFHGTVRANLALGAPHVSDEQIDDAARSAGAYEFISRLPHGYETLVGERGLTLSGGERQRIAIARALLKDAPILVLDEATSSIDAANEAEIQQALDRLSAGRTTLVIAHRLSSVRAADRIVLLERGRLAATGTHQELLESSAAYARLVAAQGTDDPSDDDAHFGDDAPSRRNDESEGIAR, from the coding sequence ATGAGAGCGATTATCAATAAGCGGCGTACCGGCGGTGCTTCAGCGGAGGCCGCCGCGGCGGCTGGCAGCTACCACGGCGCGGCCGAGCAGGAAGTCGCTGACCAGCAGCGAAGCAAGAAATCTGGCTCGCTCGGGACCTCTGGAGCCGCATCATCCGAGGATGAACGGACGAAGCGGCCCGGCGTGATGCCGGTCGGTGCCCGGCTCCTGCGCCTGTCGGCCGGAGCGCGCCGCTGGATGGCTCTGGGTGTGCTGGTGTCGCTGACCATCACGGCCACGTATGTCGCTCAGGGGGTGCTGATCGCTTCGGCCCTGGTGCGGATCTTCGACGGCGCCGAGTGGCAGGAGATCGTCCCACTGCTGCTCGGAACTCTCCTCCTGCTCGCGGTCCGGACAGTGCTGTTGTGGGCCGGTGAGCTCGTCGCCGTCTCCACCGGTGTCGCCATCAAGGCGCGCCTCCGGCGGCGGCTCTATGAGCAACTGTTCGTCCTTGGGCCCGGCTACACCACGGGCGTGCGCACCGGGACAGTGCAGGCGACAGTGGTGGACGGCGTTGAAAAGCTGGAAACGTACTTCAGCAAGTTCCTCGTCCAGCTGATCGCCGCCGTGGTGGGTTCGGCGGCGATCCTGGCCGGCATGGCCGTCGTCGACCCGATGATCGGGGCGGTTCTCGCCGGCGCGGCGGTCGCCATCTCCGCGACGCCGCTGATCGCGCGCCGATTGCAGGCCGAGCGCTCAGCTTGGTTCTGGGACTCCTGGCGGCAGCTCGGCGGAGAGTATCTGGACGCGCTGCAGGGAATGACGACGCTGAAAGTCTTCGACGCCAGTGGGCGGCGCGGCCGGCAGTTGTCCGAGCGGTCCTGGGACTTCTACCGCGCGTCGATCCGGTTCGTCAGCGTCGCCAACCTGCGAACCGGTGCTATGGGCCTGCTGTCCGCGGGTGGTGTGGCGCTGGCCGTCGGGTTGGGGGCAGTCCGCCTGTCCACCGGCGCCTTGACCGCCTTTCAGCTGCTGCTGGTCCTGCTACTGGCTCGTGAAGCATTCCGGCCGCTGGAAGATCTGCAGAAGGCATATCACTCCGCCTATCCGGCGATATCCGCCGCCCGGGGGGTGTTCCGGCTCCTGGAGTCCGAGCCGGTGGTCACCGATCCGGCCGAGAATGGCGTGTCTGCCGGCAGCGGCGCGATCACGTTCGACGACGTCACGTTCGCCTACCGGCCATCGAAGCCCGCGGTCCTGACCAACGTCTCACTGCGGATCGACGCGGGCGAGACCGTCGCCCTCGTCGGCCGATCCGGCGCGGGCAAGAGCACCGTGGTCGCGCTGCTGCTTCGGTTCTTCGACCCCCAAACAGGGCGGATCTGCCTCGGCGACGCCGACCTCAGCACACTGCCGTTGGCAGACCTACGACAACGCATCGCGCTTGTATCCCAGAGCACGTACCTCTTCCACGGCACTGTCCGGGCCAACCTGGCGCTCGGCGCCCCGCACGTCAGCGATGAGCAGATCGACGACGCGGCCCGGTCCGCCGGCGCGTACGAGTTCATCAGCCGGCTGCCGCACGGATACGAAACCCTCGTGGGGGAACGCGGGCTGACGCTCTCGGGTGGCGAGCGACAACGTATCGCCATCGCCCGGGCGCTGCTGAAGGATGCGCCGATCCTGGTGCTCGACGAGGCCACTTCCAGCATCGACGCTGCCAATGAGGCCGAGATACAGCAAGCGCTTGACCGGCTGAGCGCCGGGCGCACCACTCTGGTGATCGCGCACCGGCTGTCCTCCGTGCGGGCCGCGGACCGGATCGTGTTGCTGGAGCGCGGTCGCCTCGCGGCCACCGGCACGCACCAGGAACTGCTCGAGAGTTCCGCGGCCTACGCCCGGCTGGTCGCGGCCCAAGGAACCGACGATCCATCCGACGACGACGCTCACTTTGGTGACGACGCTCCGTCTCGACGCAACGACGAGAGCGAGGGGATCGCGCGATGA
- the cydC gene encoding thiol reductant ABC exporter subunit CydC: MSLAVSLRPLFRIVRGYRRHLLGAVGSGVVDQALAVASAAVGAWLVGAAITGTPVSELRPGLIALAMLVLPRAAMGWLESYLAHDMAFRVLVDIREELYLGFERQAPSAQRGQRSGDLVSTAMDDVERLEVFFAHTLSPLVVAVVVPTGSLAALWFIHPGLALALLPIAVLVASVPAWLRRRAERQGRALRTTLGVVNAEAVDGVQGLREIVAFNAQQDFLDQLDERTRDLHKAQLAHGSRTGAERAAADGLIALGVIITLGTAAALVTAGSMAAALYPTAVVLAGAALAPVGKLGDAGRELGIVTAASARVFSVIDAPATVPDEGTRELPAPALDGTATGLAFRQVSFRYAPDLPLAVNDVTFDVAPGETVALVGHSGAGKSTLAHLLVRFWDVTNGSVCIAGIDVRELPQHTLRRLVSFVPQDVHLLTCSVADNIALARPGASRAEIENAARAAHAHEFIVDELPEGYDTMVGEWGGRLSGGQRQRIAIARALLRDAPILVMDEPVSNLDGESERALRLAMSRVRAGRTTVLVAHRMSTIRSADRLVVLERGRVAESGTHTQLLAAGGAYSRLVAHQAGAHTRVSHVPDQDKEVMSHDS, encoded by the coding sequence ATGAGCCTCGCCGTATCGCTGCGTCCGTTGTTCCGGATCGTGCGGGGCTATCGCCGGCATCTGCTCGGCGCCGTCGGCAGCGGCGTCGTCGACCAAGCACTGGCCGTCGCCAGCGCGGCCGTCGGGGCGTGGCTGGTAGGCGCGGCCATCACCGGGACGCCGGTTTCGGAGCTGCGCCCTGGACTGATCGCGCTGGCGATGCTGGTGCTGCCGAGGGCCGCCATGGGCTGGCTCGAATCGTACCTCGCGCACGACATGGCGTTCCGGGTACTGGTGGATATCCGCGAAGAGCTGTATCTCGGCTTCGAGCGACAGGCGCCGTCGGCCCAGCGGGGGCAGCGCTCCGGTGATCTCGTCTCGACGGCGATGGACGACGTCGAACGCCTTGAGGTGTTCTTCGCGCACACGCTGAGCCCGCTGGTGGTGGCGGTGGTTGTCCCCACGGGCTCGCTGGCGGCGCTGTGGTTCATTCATCCGGGCCTGGCGCTGGCGCTGTTGCCGATCGCGGTGCTCGTGGCGTCGGTACCGGCCTGGCTGCGCCGGCGGGCCGAGCGACAGGGCCGGGCGCTGCGCACCACACTCGGCGTGGTCAATGCCGAGGCTGTGGACGGCGTCCAAGGGCTGCGCGAGATCGTCGCGTTCAACGCCCAGCAGGACTTCCTCGACCAGCTCGACGAACGAACCCGCGATCTGCACAAGGCCCAGCTCGCTCACGGGAGCCGCACCGGTGCCGAACGGGCGGCAGCTGACGGACTGATCGCGCTTGGCGTGATCATCACTCTGGGCACGGCGGCAGCCCTGGTCACAGCCGGCTCGATGGCAGCCGCGCTGTACCCGACCGCTGTTGTGCTGGCTGGTGCGGCGCTGGCTCCGGTTGGCAAGCTGGGCGATGCCGGCCGCGAGCTCGGGATCGTCACAGCGGCTAGCGCGCGCGTCTTCTCGGTCATCGACGCGCCCGCGACGGTACCGGACGAAGGCACGCGAGAGCTGCCCGCGCCCGCGCTGGACGGCACCGCGACGGGGCTAGCTTTCCGGCAGGTTTCCTTCCGTTACGCTCCCGACCTGCCGCTCGCGGTCAACGACGTCACGTTCGACGTCGCGCCAGGTGAGACAGTCGCGCTTGTCGGCCACTCCGGGGCTGGAAAGTCCACGCTGGCGCACCTACTAGTGCGGTTCTGGGACGTGACGAACGGTTCGGTGTGCATCGCCGGCATCGACGTGCGCGAGCTGCCGCAGCACACGCTCCGTCGCCTAGTCTCCTTCGTGCCTCAGGATGTTCACCTGCTGACCTGCAGCGTCGCGGACAACATCGCGCTTGCCCGGCCTGGTGCCAGCCGTGCCGAGATCGAGAACGCGGCCCGCGCCGCGCACGCGCACGAGTTCATCGTCGACGAACTGCCGGAAGGCTACGACACGATGGTGGGGGAGTGGGGCGGCCGGCTTTCCGGAGGGCAGCGGCAACGTATCGCGATCGCTCGCGCCCTCCTGCGTGACGCCCCGATCCTCGTCATGGACGAGCCGGTATCCAATCTCGACGGAGAGAGCGAGCGCGCACTGCGGCTCGCGATGTCGCGCGTCCGCGCTGGGCGTACGACGGTGCTCGTCGCGCACCGGATGTCGACGATCCGCAGCGCCGATCGGCTCGTCGTGCTGGAGCGAGGCAGGGTCGCCGAATCGGGCACCCACACCCAGTTGCTCGCCGCCGGTGGTGCCTACAGCCGGCTCGTCGCCCACCAAGCCGGGGCACACACCCGTGTGTCTCACGTACCAGATCAGGACAAGGAGGTGATGAGCCATGATTCGTGA
- a CDS encoding YcaO-like family protein codes for MTLYAENTAKDGVRTAMDVDVRPLGEARSLLVTSSGRLFELDRQPDQLLADLDALAANLDQPPWPELAAVLREAGALERPALEDSRRTEPVVLADSTLFAVVERLAPNATVQPLPAAGAELNAVIDAAGDGELLLMRDRFDPELLVAVDELCAASGARWAPFHLDRGRAWLGPAIQPGHGATYRDLLMRRRCAAQRADLAAALLQPPLNGALRPPDEASLSWLVALFLAEVRRWLTGGASSLVGNEIEADPAGPIIRPHPVLPPPDAEFDPADVSVNHLVSGVDLLRDDRLGIVTSVRRITHHPSIPKELATVQADVADMGRVYPWAPNVVCGGSLFGDAAAAEAAAIGESVERYCGNWVRPDRLRLASYDELTSSGEHALDPAKLVLYSADLYNAPGFPFVPFGPDLRVHWVRGSSLTTGRATWVPASLVYVNWYVGPYADAPKTNYPMYAGLAGGASYDDAVRSGLEEIIERDITMIWWANREPLPVLEPPRRLAALFDGAPAAHGQRAWLVSLDNEFGVPVIAGVVDNEQDEILAIGFGARDNPEQAALKAWAEALTLQEIARDLQEPDGRFWKAVRGGMKRQGFMKPWRADRAYLDDFRPDFRDVGDLECQMQLHLDPRARETVRPWTLAGPRRPLDAVHSLPDRSLGTYQHLVERAGYEILVVDLTTPDVAASGLRVVRVVVPGLVSNFPAAFPFTGHRRLQDAPVDLGWRDEPMPEHELNQFPLPHA; via the coding sequence ATGACACTGTACGCCGAGAACACCGCGAAGGACGGCGTCCGGACAGCCATGGACGTCGACGTCCGTCCGCTGGGCGAGGCCCGGTCGCTGCTGGTGACCTCGTCCGGCCGGCTGTTCGAGCTGGACCGGCAGCCGGATCAACTGCTTGCGGATCTGGATGCGCTGGCCGCGAACCTCGACCAACCGCCCTGGCCGGAGCTCGCGGCCGTGCTGCGTGAAGCCGGAGCGCTGGAACGTCCGGCGCTGGAAGACTCGAGGCGAACCGAGCCAGTGGTGCTGGCCGACTCGACGCTCTTCGCCGTCGTCGAGCGGCTCGCACCGAACGCCACGGTTCAGCCGTTGCCCGCCGCCGGCGCCGAGCTGAACGCCGTGATCGACGCCGCCGGCGACGGCGAGCTACTGCTGATGCGCGATCGTTTCGATCCGGAACTGTTGGTCGCGGTCGACGAGTTGTGCGCGGCTTCCGGCGCGCGCTGGGCGCCCTTCCACCTGGACAGGGGCAGGGCGTGGCTGGGCCCGGCCATTCAACCGGGGCACGGCGCCACCTACCGTGACCTGCTGATGCGCCGCCGGTGCGCGGCCCAGCGGGCCGACCTCGCCGCGGCCCTGCTGCAGCCGCCGTTGAACGGGGCTTTGCGCCCGCCGGACGAGGCGAGCCTGTCGTGGCTGGTCGCACTGTTCCTGGCCGAAGTCCGGCGCTGGCTGACCGGTGGAGCGTCGTCGCTGGTGGGCAACGAGATCGAGGCCGATCCCGCCGGGCCGATCATCCGGCCGCACCCGGTGCTTCCACCGCCCGACGCCGAGTTCGATCCTGCCGACGTGTCGGTGAACCACCTCGTGAGCGGCGTGGATCTGCTGCGCGACGACCGCCTGGGCATCGTGACATCCGTGCGGCGGATCACCCACCACCCGTCGATCCCGAAGGAACTGGCGACGGTGCAGGCGGACGTCGCCGACATGGGCCGCGTGTATCCGTGGGCGCCGAACGTCGTCTGCGGCGGCAGCCTCTTCGGTGACGCGGCGGCGGCCGAGGCGGCGGCCATCGGGGAGAGCGTGGAGCGGTACTGCGGAAACTGGGTCCGGCCGGACCGGCTGCGACTGGCGTCGTACGACGAACTGACCAGCTCCGGCGAGCACGCCCTGGACCCCGCGAAGCTGGTGCTGTATTCGGCCGACCTGTACAACGCGCCAGGGTTTCCGTTCGTGCCGTTCGGCCCGGACTTGCGGGTTCACTGGGTGCGAGGATCGTCGCTCACCACTGGACGGGCGACGTGGGTGCCGGCCAGCCTGGTCTATGTCAACTGGTACGTCGGACCGTACGCTGACGCACCGAAGACGAACTACCCGATGTATGCCGGGCTGGCCGGCGGCGCGAGTTACGACGACGCGGTCCGCTCCGGCCTCGAAGAGATCATCGAACGCGACATCACGATGATCTGGTGGGCGAACCGGGAGCCGCTGCCCGTCCTGGAACCGCCACGCAGGCTCGCCGCTCTCTTCGACGGAGCGCCGGCGGCGCACGGGCAGCGGGCGTGGCTGGTGTCGCTGGACAACGAGTTCGGTGTCCCGGTGATCGCGGGCGTCGTCGACAACGAACAGGACGAGATCCTCGCCATCGGCTTCGGTGCGCGCGACAATCCCGAACAGGCCGCTCTCAAAGCCTGGGCCGAGGCGTTGACCTTGCAGGAGATCGCCCGCGATCTGCAAGAGCCCGACGGACGCTTCTGGAAGGCGGTCCGAGGCGGGATGAAACGCCAGGGCTTCATGAAGCCCTGGCGGGCCGACCGCGCCTACCTCGATGATTTCCGGCCGGACTTCCGCGACGTCGGCGATCTCGAATGTCAGATGCAGTTGCATCTCGATCCTCGCGCCCGGGAGACGGTCCGGCCATGGACGCTGGCTGGGCCCCGGCGGCCGTTGGACGCGGTGCACTCCCTGCCCGATCGTAGTCTCGGCACCTATCAGCACCTGGTGGAACGGGCCGGCTACGAGATTCTCGTCGTCGACCTCACCACCCCCGACGTCGCAGCCAGCGGGCTACGGGTGGTGCGTGTCGTCGTTCCCGGGCTGGTGTCCAACTTCCCCGCGGCCTTCCCGTTCACCGGCCACCGCCGCTTGCAGGACGCCCCGGTGGATCTCGGGTGGCGAGACGAGCCGATGCCGGAGCACGAACTCAACCAGTTCCCACTGCCACACGCCTAG